The following coding sequences are from one Haploplasma axanthum window:
- the ruvX gene encoding Holliday junction resolvase RuvX: MKKYLGLDLGSKSLGLSISESGIIANSYKTLYFKNDDYFEASKIIADIMKKENFQVLVIGLPKHMNNDLGIRGEISIDFANKVKELVDVEVVLWDERTSTQAALKTMIGNNVSRKKQKTKKDELAAVIILQNYLDYKENNKNG; the protein is encoded by the coding sequence ATGAAAAAATATTTAGGACTTGATCTTGGAAGTAAATCTTTAGGATTGTCAATAAGCGAATCAGGAATTATTGCTAATAGTTATAAAACACTCTACTTTAAGAATGATGACTATTTTGAGGCAAGTAAAATAATTGCTGATATTATGAAGAAAGAAAATTTCCAAGTTTTAGTTATTGGATTACCTAAACATATGAATAACGATTTAGGAATTCGTGGTGAAATATCAATTGATTTTGCTAACAAAGTTAAAGAATTAGTTGATGTTGAAGTTGTTCTTTGGGATGAACGAACATCAACTCAAGCAGCTTTAAAAACAATGATTGGTAATAATGTTTCAAGAAAAAAACAAAAAACAAAAAAAGATGAATTAGCTGCGGTAATCATCTTACAAAATTATTTAGATTATAAGGAGAATAATAAAAATGGATGA
- a CDS encoding DUF1292 domain-containing protein, with protein sequence MDENQITLITEDGKEELATILFTHEENGKKYVVFELVESGDVSAARYSEDGSGEGKVLDIETDEEWAMLDELLDQYYDSLDDEDEEFDESDDEI encoded by the coding sequence ATGGATGAAAATCAAATTACATTAATAACTGAAGATGGTAAAGAAGAACTAGCAACGATTCTATTTACTCATGAAGAAAATGGAAAGAAATATGTTGTCTTTGAACTTGTTGAAAGTGGCGATGTTAGTGCTGCAAGATACAGTGAAGATGGCAGTGGTGAAGGAAAAGTTTTAGACATTGAAACAGATGAAGAATGGGCAATGTTAGATGAATTACTTGATCAATATTATGATTCATTAGATGATGAAGATGAAGAGTTTGATGAAAGTGATGACGAAATATAA
- the alaS gene encoding alanine--tRNA ligase, producing the protein MRYMTSNEIRETWLRFFKNKGHHILESASLIPNDDPTLLWINAGVAPLKKYFDGSQTPISRRLTNVQKCIRTNDIDNVGRTARHHTFFEMLGNFSIGDYFKKEAIEFGFEILTSNEYFGFPIEKLIFTYYPEDLETKEKWISLGVPSEHVIPREDNFWEIGEGPCGPDTEIYFDRGEAYDKRGLELVREDLENDRYIEIWNIVFSQFNSKAGLERHDYPELPNKNIDTGAGLERFACVIQGTETNFETDLFFPIIKKVQELTGVKYESQMAFKVIADHIKTLVFSISDGAMLSNEGRGYVLRRILRRAVKYGRNLGLNEPFLHKLIDSVIETMGDFYPKIKENRSICERIILKEEQKFLETIAEGEKHLQDVIKKDGKIISGESAFMLYDTYGFPIELTIEYAEENNVTVDTDGFYKAMQEQKVRSREARENIDSMATQSEAYLNFTVESKFIGYNTLDAKTEVIAVFDEGIVLKETPFYATSGGQVSDFGTINDIEVIQVKKLPHGQHLHVIDGNFNVGDIVDARVNENVRHQTEKNHSATHLLHKALKEVFGTHVVQQGSLVNKDYLRFDFNHFENITDEDLLKIEKIVNDKINKNAEVVIKEMKIADAKKLGAMALFGEKYGDVVRVVKMNDSIELCGGTHVKNTEDIKKFAIVNFESIGSGIFRITASTDFNIEPLIKDATNYIVEEVKQLNEKGLTALKDFKKYDLNIKTNSYSDILDARMSLKDIRNSFHELEKQKQENETKDILTNADKFIPENVSKKTIIETKNLDIKVLKQLVDVIYDKINAETVLLVNITDDKATFIAKTNGKTNAGSLIKELAKLVNGSGGGKDNLAQGGTKELELVPSALEKIKEKL; encoded by the coding sequence ATGCGTTATATGACATCAAATGAAATAAGAGAAACATGGTTAAGATTTTTTAAAAATAAAGGACATCATATTTTAGAGTCTGCATCATTAATACCAAATGATGATCCAACACTACTTTGGATTAACGCAGGTGTTGCTCCTTTAAAGAAATATTTTGATGGTTCTCAAACGCCAATTTCAAGAAGATTAACAAACGTTCAAAAATGTATAAGAACAAATGATATTGATAATGTCGGAAGAACAGCAAGACATCATACATTCTTTGAAATGCTAGGAAATTTTTCAATTGGTGATTACTTTAAAAAAGAAGCAATCGAATTTGGATTTGAAATCCTAACAAGTAATGAGTATTTTGGTTTTCCAATTGAAAAGTTAATTTTCACATATTATCCAGAAGATCTTGAAACAAAAGAAAAATGGATATCATTAGGTGTTCCAAGTGAACATGTTATCCCAAGAGAAGATAATTTTTGGGAAATTGGTGAAGGTCCATGTGGTCCAGATACTGAAATATATTTTGATCGTGGCGAAGCTTATGATAAACGTGGGCTTGAATTAGTTCGTGAAGATCTTGAAAATGATCGTTATATTGAAATTTGGAATATTGTTTTCTCACAATTTAATTCAAAAGCAGGTCTTGAAAGACATGACTATCCAGAATTACCTAATAAAAATATTGATACTGGTGCAGGACTAGAAAGATTTGCATGCGTTATTCAAGGAACTGAAACTAACTTTGAAACGGATTTATTCTTTCCAATTATCAAAAAAGTTCAAGAATTAACAGGAGTTAAATACGAAAGTCAAATGGCTTTCAAAGTAATTGCTGATCATATCAAGACATTAGTATTTTCAATTTCAGATGGAGCAATGCTTTCAAATGAAGGAAGAGGATATGTTTTAAGAAGAATTCTTAGAAGAGCTGTTAAGTATGGTAGAAATCTAGGATTGAATGAACCATTCTTACATAAACTAATTGATTCAGTTATTGAAACAATGGGTGATTTCTATCCAAAAATAAAAGAAAATAGAAGTATTTGTGAAAGAATTATTCTAAAAGAAGAACAAAAATTCTTAGAAACAATTGCTGAAGGTGAAAAACATCTACAAGATGTTATTAAAAAAGATGGGAAAATAATTTCTGGTGAATCAGCATTTATGTTGTATGATACTTATGGATTCCCAATTGAATTAACAATTGAATATGCAGAAGAAAACAATGTAACAGTGGATACTGATGGTTTCTATAAAGCAATGCAAGAACAAAAAGTGCGTTCAAGAGAAGCAAGAGAAAACATTGATAGTATGGCAACTCAAAGTGAAGCATATTTGAATTTTACTGTAGAATCTAAGTTTATTGGTTATAACACATTAGATGCAAAAACTGAAGTTATTGCTGTATTTGATGAAGGAATAGTTTTAAAAGAAACACCTTTTTACGCAACTAGTGGTGGCCAAGTAAGTGACTTTGGAACAATCAATGATATAGAAGTCATTCAAGTTAAAAAACTTCCACATGGACAACATTTGCATGTTATTGATGGCAACTTTAATGTTGGAGATATTGTTGATGCTAGAGTTAACGAAAACGTTAGACATCAAACAGAGAAGAATCATAGTGCAACCCATCTTTTACATAAGGCTTTAAAAGAAGTTTTTGGAACACACGTTGTTCAACAGGGGTCACTAGTTAATAAAGATTATCTAAGATTTGATTTTAATCATTTTGAAAATATAACTGATGAAGATTTATTGAAGATTGAAAAAATTGTTAACGATAAAATAAATAAAAATGCAGAAGTTGTTATTAAAGAAATGAAAATTGCTGATGCTAAAAAACTTGGTGCAATGGCATTATTTGGTGAGAAGTATGGTGATGTAGTTAGAGTTGTTAAAATGAATGATAGCATTGAATTATGTGGTGGAACGCATGTTAAGAATACCGAAGATATAAAGAAATTTGCTATTGTTAATTTCGAATCAATCGGATCAGGGATTTTCCGTATTACTGCTTCAACTGATTTTAATATTGAACCACTGATTAAGGATGCTACTAATTATATTGTTGAAGAAGTTAAACAGTTAAATGAAAAAGGCTTAACAGCATTAAAAGATTTCAAAAAATATGACTTAAATATTAAAACTAATTCATATAGTGATATATTAGATGCTAGAATGAGTCTAAAAGACATTAGAAATAGTTTCCATGAATTAGAAAAACAAAAACAAGAAAATGAAACAAAAGATATATTAACTAATGCTGATAAATTTATTCCTGAGAACGTTTCTAAAAAAACAATTATTGAAACAAAAAATTTAGATATTAAAGTATTAAAACAATTAGTTGATGTAATTTATGATAAAATTAATGCGGAAACAGTATTACTTGTAAATATCACTGATGATAAAGCAACGTTTATTGCTAAAACTAATGGAAAAACAAATGCTGGATCGCTAATTAAAGAACTTGCTAAGTTAGTAAATGGTTCTGGTGGTGGTAAGGATAACCTTGCTCAAGGTGGAACAAAAGAACTTGAATTAGTTCCTAGTGCGTTAGAAAAAATAAAGGAAAAATTATGA